One window of Methanothermobacter tenebrarum genomic DNA carries:
- a CDS encoding DUF5654 family protein: MIFKAGNALIGLFVYAIIVTILAVIATIIIARSLAHLEIEMPQE; encoded by the coding sequence ATGATTTTCAAAGCAGGAAATGCTCTCATCGGCCTTTTTGTATATGCGATTATTGTCACTATACTCGCTGTTATTGCAACTATAATCATTGCAAGGAGCCTCGCACATCTAGAGATAGAAATGCCACAAGAATAA
- a CDS encoding RNA-binding protein, which produces MKVKRRYHLKKREVKRIKEGLADYSGLIPEKAIIEFLEVEPYPLVLVDGEPLVMLVNKRPFPTLKGALKTSIKSNRVVVDMGAVKFLVKGADVMSPGIVDADPRIEKGDLVIVVDEKYKKPITIGISLIDGPSMVRNRKGKAIKNIHYIGDKIWNLEV; this is translated from the coding sequence TTGAAGGTGAAGAGAAGATATCATTTGAAAAAAAGGGAAGTTAAAAGGATAAAAGAGGGGTTAGCTGACTATTCTGGTCTAATCCCGGAAAAGGCGATAATAGAATTCCTTGAAGTAGAACCTTATCCCCTAGTATTAGTTGATGGTGAACCGTTAGTCATGTTAGTCAATAAAAGACCTTTTCCCACCCTCAAGGGGGCTCTCAAAACTAGTATAAAATCTAATCGTGTTGTGGTTGATATGGGGGCTGTTAAATTCCTTGTAAAGGGTGCTGATGTTATGAGTCCTGGTATAGTTGATGCCGACCCTAGGATAGAAAAAGGAGACCTGGTGATAGTGGTAGATGAAAAATATAAAAAGCCCATAACAATAGGAATAAGTTTAATAGATGGCCCTTCCATGGTCAGAAACAGAAAAGGGAAAGCAATAAAGAACATACATTATATTGGAGATAAAATATGGAACCTAGAAGTATAA
- a CDS encoding glycosyltransferase family 4 protein has translation MRVLNVLMQNYIGGPQIRAVSVAKGLLDKGVETVICAPASDENPLKDYATKNGLEFESIFMPSLREFKGIKDVFINLIWILSIPLTIIHAVMIIKRRNIDLVHVNGILNFQATIAAYICNKKVVWHLMSSLYPAIIIRVMMPIIKKIADEIIVIAKGLAEYYMGASDEYTLIYEPVDLEVFNRNHISKDEIESLRSSLGLSPEDTVGVCVANINPVKGYEYLLRAVAKAVDTAPRFKFLIVGDVPASQKEYFKRLLELVKSLKIEDQVLFLGRMDNIAEILAVSDFFVLSSIAEGTPISIIEAMAMGKPIIATDVGAINEQVIHGRNGFLVPPASWEKLGDKIIEMVLNEDLRNSMGRESIKLVKKFSLDKCLEKHLKVYMS, from the coding sequence ATGAGAGTGCTTAATGTACTTATGCAAAATTACATTGGAGGCCCACAAATAAGGGCCGTCTCAGTTGCCAAGGGACTCCTTGATAAGGGTGTTGAAACAGTTATATGCGCCCCAGCTTCAGATGAAAATCCACTAAAAGATTACGCTACAAAAAATGGACTTGAGTTTGAATCCATCTTCATGCCTAGTTTAAGGGAATTTAAGGGCATCAAAGACGTCTTCATTAACCTGATATGGATTCTCAGCATTCCACTGACGATAATCCATGCAGTCATGATCATCAAGAGAAGGAACATCGACTTGGTCCATGTGAATGGAATACTGAACTTCCAGGCAACAATAGCAGCCTACATATGCAATAAGAAGGTTGTCTGGCACCTCATGAGCTCACTCTACCCTGCGATAATCATAAGGGTCATGATGCCAATTATAAAAAAAATAGCAGATGAGATCATCGTCATCGCAAAAGGCCTTGCAGAGTATTACATGGGCGCCAGTGATGAATACACCCTCATCTATGAACCCGTTGACTTGGAAGTCTTCAACAGAAACCATATCAGCAAGGACGAAATTGAATCCCTAAGGAGTTCCCTTGGCCTGTCCCCTGAAGACACAGTGGGAGTATGTGTAGCTAACATAAACCCTGTGAAAGGTTATGAGTACCTCTTAAGGGCCGTTGCCAAGGCAGTGGACACAGCTCCCAGATTCAAATTCCTCATTGTAGGTGACGTCCCGGCCAGCCAGAAAGAATACTTCAAGAGGCTCCTAGAACTCGTAAAGTCCCTTAAAATAGAGGACCAAGTCCTCTTCCTTGGAAGAATGGATAACATTGCAGAGATACTCGCAGTTTCAGACTTCTTCGTCCTCTCCTCCATTGCTGAAGGAACACCCATATCCATCATCGAGGCCATGGCCATGGGTAAGCCAATCATTGCAACAGATGTTGGAGCCATAAATGAGCAAGTCATCCATGGAAGGAATGGTTTCCTTGTACCACCCGCTTCATGGGAAAAACTTGGGGATAAGATTATAGAAATGGTGCTCAACGAGGATTTAAGGAATTCAATGGGCAGGGAATCCATTAAACTTGTAAAAAAGTTTTCACTAGATAAGTGTCTGGAGAAGCACCTCAAGGTCTACATGTCATGA
- a CDS encoding flippase: MDPKKTIARNTLFLLAATIFTNVAAFVWNVYLARYLGAAGFGVLSAALALTGIFSILADLGTGTYITREIARNPERAPELAGAGLGNRLILSFIVLILIFLFPLTGIYRGAAAAVVMFIAGYMLVSSFGSFFNSIFQGFQRMEYQTIWNILNSFFILVGVLCVVWLGGDVVSVAVAYLLAAIFSLLYSIIIFRRRFFTPRISSDLGMLRESLPFGITSVFALIYFWIDSVMLSFMKGEVSVGLYSAPYRLLTVITSLYSVYLFAVFPVMSRFYVESSESLKFTYRRSIKYLIMVAIPLIFLVFFLAPEIIRIIYSEEYLKSVPALRILILASGFMFINGVTSNLLGSADRQVTVTKITGLGALFNVAVNLLLIPAFSFMGASVATVLTELLMTILFLRVVMGMGYGPGLDDLKSAWRLAVPSLISVIILMIPADPLIRTVGFLIVYIVGIFIFRAVDDVDLQIMRSIIGK; the protein is encoded by the coding sequence ATGGATCCAAAAAAGACAATTGCAAGAAACACGCTCTTTCTACTTGCAGCGACCATATTCACAAATGTTGCTGCGTTTGTCTGGAATGTGTACCTTGCAAGGTACCTTGGTGCTGCAGGATTTGGTGTGCTTTCAGCGGCCCTTGCATTAACAGGGATATTCAGTATATTGGCGGACTTGGGCACAGGGACTTATATAACAAGAGAGATTGCGCGGAACCCTGAAAGGGCCCCTGAATTGGCAGGTGCGGGTCTTGGTAACCGTCTTATACTCTCTTTCATAGTTCTTATACTCATATTTCTTTTTCCACTTACAGGAATTTATAGGGGTGCTGCTGCGGCTGTGGTCATGTTCATCGCAGGTTATATGCTTGTATCGTCCTTCGGTTCATTTTTCAACAGCATATTCCAGGGCTTTCAGAGGATGGAGTATCAGACTATCTGGAACATACTCAACAGTTTTTTCATACTTGTGGGCGTGTTGTGCGTTGTATGGTTAGGTGGTGATGTTGTCAGTGTGGCCGTAGCATATTTACTTGCAGCCATATTCTCCTTGCTTTATTCTATTATCATCTTTAGAAGACGTTTCTTCACCCCCAGAATATCATCTGACTTGGGGATGCTGAGGGAATCCCTGCCTTTTGGTATAACGAGTGTCTTTGCACTGATATACTTCTGGATAGATTCTGTCATGCTATCCTTCATGAAGGGTGAGGTTTCTGTGGGACTTTATAGTGCACCTTACCGTCTCCTCACAGTTATCACATCACTCTACAGTGTCTATCTCTTTGCTGTTTTTCCTGTGATGTCAAGGTTCTATGTTGAAAGTTCGGAATCTCTCAAGTTTACTTACAGGAGGTCTATTAAGTATCTTATCATGGTTGCAATACCCTTGATCTTCCTTGTGTTTTTCTTGGCCCCTGAGATAATCAGGATCATCTATTCAGAAGAGTACTTGAAGTCTGTTCCAGCCCTCCGGATACTCATACTGGCATCAGGTTTCATGTTCATTAATGGTGTCACTTCAAATCTTCTTGGGTCAGCCGACAGACAGGTGACTGTTACAAAGATAACGGGTCTCGGCGCCCTCTTCAATGTTGCAGTTAATCTACTGCTCATACCTGCCTTCAGTTTCATGGGGGCCAGTGTCGCTACTGTTCTCACTGAACTTTTGATGACAATTCTTTTCCTGAGGGTGGTTATGGGTATGGGTTATGGTCCTGGCCTTGATGACTTGAAGAGTGCTTGGAGGCTTGCAGTACCGTCTTTGATATCTGTCATTATCTTGATGATCCCAGCAGACCCTCTTATAAGAACTGTGGGCTTTCTGATTGTTTATATAGTGGGGATTTTTATCTTCAGGGCCGTTGATGATGTGGACCTTCAGATAATGAGGTCAATAATAGGAAAATAA
- a CDS encoding ribonucleotide reductase N-terminal alpha domain-containing protein, with product MRLTQNALKVLKERYLLKDEKGKIVETPEEMFGRVAIAVAQAEEKYGGDTETTAKKFYEIMRRLEFLPNSPTLMNAGTPINQLSACFVIPIEDSMDSIFDALKYMALIHKSGGGVGFSFSHLRPKGDIVGSTMGVASGPVSFMRIFDVATEVIKQGGRRRGANMGILDVNHPDIIEFIEAKKEEGAFSNFNLSVMVTDSFMDGIESNMEYELINPRTGEVTGSVPTREIFNRMVKMAWKRGDPGILFKDTINRANPTPALGSIEATNPCVSPETWVMTSNGPRQVKELIGKTCKIILNSRGWKSYGGFFPTGIRRLYRLETVEGFHLRLTADHRILRLSSNGEVEWRRLSELKIGDKIILNDHKSIEWDGEFTEDDGYLTGLAINNENLKITDEMEKASSRFYRGLSKGLLDSKSNRILFEGDLKTARTLQRMLLRAGIYTKIHEDTSEYRLEMVKPQGAFATVKDIIPDTIETVYDIQVPGINAFDANGFYVHNCGEQPLLPYESCNLGSINLKLMAENGKINWEKLSRTVKIAIHFLDNVIDVNTYPIKKIEETTKKTRKIGLGVMGFADMLIKLGIPYNSKSALQVADRIMSHIKVEAQRASMELTLERGSFPAFKDSRWYHEGFECMRNATLTTIAPTGSLSIIAGVTSSIEPIFAVSFIREVIDRKLVDVNPLFEAEAKKRGFYDRELMERIAREGSIRMIKGIPADIKRLFVTAHEIDPIFHVKIQAVFQKHVDNAVSKTVNLPPSAKPKDVEKIFKAAYKLGCKGITVYRYGSKKREVLKFPESIEYAGTCRDMTCPN from the coding sequence ATGAGATTAACCCAAAATGCCTTGAAAGTCCTTAAGGAAAGGTACCTACTCAAAGACGAAAAGGGTAAAATAGTAGAAACCCCTGAGGAAATGTTCGGGAGAGTTGCCATTGCAGTTGCACAGGCAGAGGAAAAGTATGGTGGCGACACTGAAACTACTGCAAAGAAATTCTATGAGATAATGAGGAGACTGGAATTCCTCCCAAATTCACCGACCCTAATGAATGCTGGCACGCCAATAAACCAATTATCTGCATGCTTTGTCATACCAATAGAAGATTCGATGGACAGCATATTCGACGCGCTTAAATATATGGCTCTCATCCACAAATCAGGTGGGGGGGTTGGCTTCTCATTCTCCCATCTCAGACCTAAAGGTGATATTGTAGGCTCAACCATGGGAGTTGCCTCGGGTCCGGTATCGTTCATGAGAATATTTGACGTTGCAACGGAAGTTATAAAACAGGGTGGTAGGAGAAGAGGGGCCAACATGGGCATATTAGATGTTAACCATCCAGACATCATCGAATTTATAGAAGCAAAAAAAGAAGAGGGCGCATTCAGCAACTTTAACCTCTCGGTGATGGTGACTGATAGTTTCATGGATGGAATAGAATCTAATATGGAATATGAACTCATAAATCCGCGTACAGGAGAAGTTACGGGTTCAGTGCCAACCAGGGAGATATTTAATCGAATGGTTAAAATGGCATGGAAAAGGGGCGACCCGGGGATACTATTCAAGGACACGATAAACAGGGCAAACCCCACCCCAGCCCTGGGTAGTATAGAAGCCACAAACCCTTGTGTCAGCCCAGAAACATGGGTAATGACGTCAAATGGTCCAAGACAAGTCAAAGAATTAATAGGAAAAACCTGTAAGATAATATTAAATAGTAGAGGCTGGAAATCATATGGTGGATTCTTCCCAACCGGCATAAGACGATTATATAGGCTGGAAACAGTCGAAGGCTTCCACTTACGCCTCACAGCAGATCATAGGATCCTCAGATTATCCTCTAATGGAGAAGTTGAATGGAGAAGATTATCAGAACTGAAAATAGGGGATAAAATAATCCTAAATGATCACAAAAGCATAGAATGGGATGGTGAATTCACAGAAGATGACGGTTACCTCACCGGCCTTGCAATCAATAATGAAAACTTAAAGATCACTGATGAAATGGAGAAAGCCTCCTCAAGATTCTACAGGGGATTATCCAAAGGCCTTCTCGACTCCAAATCGAATAGGATACTATTTGAGGGAGATCTTAAAACCGCAAGGACCCTGCAAAGGATGCTCCTAAGAGCGGGGATATACACAAAGATACATGAAGATACAAGCGAATACCGGCTAGAAATGGTTAAACCCCAAGGCGCCTTTGCAACTGTCAAGGACATAATACCAGATACTATAGAGACAGTCTATGACATCCAAGTGCCTGGTATAAATGCCTTTGACGCCAACGGATTCTATGTCCACAATTGTGGGGAACAACCACTGCTACCATATGAATCATGCAACCTTGGATCAATAAACCTCAAACTCATGGCAGAGAATGGTAAAATAAACTGGGAAAAATTATCAAGAACAGTTAAGATAGCGATTCATTTCCTTGATAATGTAATCGATGTTAACACTTACCCTATCAAAAAGATCGAAGAAACTACAAAAAAGACCCGTAAGATAGGGCTTGGTGTTATGGGATTCGCCGACATGCTAATAAAATTGGGCATACCCTACAATTCCAAATCCGCCCTCCAGGTAGCGGATAGGATAATGTCCCATATAAAAGTTGAAGCCCAAAGGGCCTCAATGGAACTGACACTTGAAAGGGGTTCATTCCCAGCGTTCAAAGATAGTAGATGGTATCATGAAGGTTTTGAGTGTATGAGAAACGCCACACTCACAACCATAGCCCCAACAGGTTCACTTAGTATAATAGCAGGTGTTACAAGTAGCATAGAACCCATATTCGCCGTGTCATTCATAAGAGAGGTTATTGACAGAAAACTCGTAGATGTAAACCCACTCTTTGAGGCGGAGGCGAAAAAAAGAGGATTCTATGATAGAGAACTCATGGAAAGAATCGCTAGGGAAGGATCAATTAGGATGATCAAGGGCATCCCAGCCGATATAAAACGCCTTTTTGTAACAGCCCATGAAATAGATCCGATCTTCCATGTGAAAATCCAGGCCGTATTCCAGAAACATGTGGACAATGCCGTTTCAAAGACGGTGAACCTCCCACCAAGTGCAAAACCAAAGGACGTGGAGAAGATCTTCAAAGCAGCCTATAAACTTGGATGCAAGGGTATAACAGTCTACCGTTACGGGAGTAAAAAGAGAGAAGTTCTAAAGTTCCCAGAATCTATCGAATATGCTGGCACATGCCGTGACATGACCTGTCCAAACTAG
- a CDS encoding NAD-dependent epimerase/dehydratase family protein, which translates to MLWANATGIFKLLVAAFNVKVGKVINVSTSAVYGRSIEMLLSEDARPIPPLSCAVFKAPDRYYCMVFSRYDLDTVSLRYFNVYALGKRSDSQHATFILRFINAIINGEDPPDLTWLFEVMSQIIGSFDEKPIDVKHSHPDTVDTPPFDRGGFTVSMVELAGRWVSSFRGFISTGSEDCPHVNRYFFAFHPPMGNPAGKVGGCGGVSV; encoded by the coding sequence TTGCTCTGGGCTAATGCAACTGGCATCTTCAAGTTGCTGGTGGCAGCATTCAACGTCAAAGTCGGGAAAGTGATAAATGTTTCAACATCAGCTGTATATGGGAGGAGCATTGAAATGCTACTATCAGAGGATGCAAGACCAATACCCCCTTTATCCTGCGCTGTCTTCAAGGCCCCTGATAGGTACTACTGCATGGTATTCAGTAGATATGACCTTGATACGGTTTCCTTGAGATACTTCAACGTCTATGCTCTTGGGAAGAGATCCGACTCCCAGCATGCTACATTCATACTCAGATTCATAAATGCCATCATCAATGGGGAGGATCCCCCAGATTTAACATGGTTGTTTGAAGTCATGTCCCAGATCATTGGATCATTTGATGAGAAGCCAATTGACGTGAAGCATTCCCACCCAGACACAGTGGATACTCCCCCATTCGATAGAGGGGGTTTTACTGTTTCAATGGTGGAACTTGCGGGAAGGTGGGTTAGTTCTTTTAGAGGTTTCATCTCCACGGGCTCAGAGGACTGTCCCCACGTCAATAGGTACTTTTTCGCCTTTCACCCCCCTATGGGTAATCCAGCGGGTAAAGTTGGTGGATGTGGGGGGGTTTCAGTCTAA
- a CDS encoding DUF3147 domain-containing protein, with the protein MGNIKLIFYFILGGVVVSLTTYFGSREKGVLAAFIAMFPSVTVLTLSTIYLEAGMRPVLSYLKGLLFLTPIWILYLLCLVYMVPRHGFWPALASGVVLYLILAWLITFGF; encoded by the coding sequence ATGGGAAATATAAAGTTGATCTTTTATTTTATTCTTGGTGGTGTGGTTGTGAGTTTAACAACATACTTTGGGAGCAGAGAGAAGGGTGTTTTAGCGGCTTTTATTGCCATGTTTCCATCCGTAACTGTCCTCACATTGTCCACGATCTATTTGGAGGCTGGTATGCGGCCCGTGCTCTCATATCTCAAGGGTTTACTCTTTCTAACGCCGATTTGGATTCTATACCTTCTCTGCCTGGTTTATATGGTTCCCAGGCATGGTTTCTGGCCGGCTTTAGCCTCTGGGGTGGTCTTGTATCTTATCCTAGCCTGGTTGATAACCTTTGGATTCTAG
- a CDS encoding DUF763 domain-containing protein produces MRRTGHANLPLHHGHAPRWLFKRMVKLAKAITSIIIDEYGTREFLLRVSDPFWFQSLSCILGFDWHSSGTTTTTCAALKQAISPEEHGILVTGGKGRASRKTPTELKSAEKLFDVEAQDLIRASRLVAKVDNTCIQDSYQLYHHTFIVDEEGEWTVIQQGLNDKKAYARRYHWSSQKLEDFIENPHTGITSSSREKKVLNMTATESRNSRNISLEFVCDGPEHLKRYITGQTTLYNYSVLEMPSHHEIRRINLSESDFQILQKAYEIQPENYESLILVKGMGPKKIRALALLSDLIYGEPPSWEDPVKYTFAHGGKDGHPYPVEKEVYDNTIQFFEEAINESKIGKEDKLRALRSLEDFISKNR; encoded by the coding sequence ATGAGGAGAACAGGTCATGCTAATCTACCACTTCACCATGGTCATGCCCCAAGATGGCTCTTTAAACGGATGGTGAAACTCGCCAAGGCCATAACTTCCATCATAATAGACGAATATGGTACTCGAGAGTTTTTATTGCGAGTTTCCGACCCATTCTGGTTCCAATCCCTTTCTTGTATACTTGGCTTTGACTGGCACTCCTCAGGGACCACCACAACTACCTGCGCGGCCTTAAAACAGGCCATTAGCCCAGAAGAACATGGAATCCTAGTAACTGGTGGGAAGGGTAGAGCTTCGAGGAAAACCCCAACAGAGTTAAAGAGTGCCGAGAAACTCTTTGACGTTGAAGCCCAGGATTTGATTCGTGCAAGTCGCCTCGTGGCAAAAGTCGACAACACATGCATACAAGACTCATACCAACTATACCATCATACTTTCATAGTAGACGAAGAAGGCGAATGGACAGTGATACAACAAGGACTTAACGACAAAAAAGCCTATGCCCGCCGCTACCACTGGTCAAGCCAAAAACTAGAAGATTTTATCGAAAACCCACATACAGGCATCACAAGCTCTAGCCGAGAAAAGAAAGTTTTGAACATGACCGCCACCGAAAGTAGAAACTCGAGGAATATAAGCTTAGAATTCGTATGTGACGGGCCAGAACACCTGAAGAGATACATTACAGGGCAGACAACACTTTACAATTATAGCGTGCTTGAGATGCCATCACACCACGAAATACGGCGAATAAACCTCTCAGAATCAGACTTCCAAATACTGCAAAAGGCCTATGAAATACAACCAGAAAACTACGAAAGCCTAATCCTAGTCAAGGGCATGGGGCCTAAAAAGATAAGAGCCCTAGCACTCCTTTCAGACCTTATATATGGTGAACCTCCAAGTTGGGAAGATCCCGTAAAATACACCTTTGCCCATGGTGGCAAGGACGGCCACCCATATCCAGTAGAAAAGGAAGTATATGATAATACAATCCAATTCTTCGAAGAAGCAATTAACGAATCAAAAATAGGCAAGGAGGACAAACTACGGGCGCTCAGATCCTTGGAAGATTTCATATCAAAAAACAGATAA
- a CDS encoding polysaccharide pyruvyl transferase family protein, with protein MTQEIFVLGYYGWKNTGDDAMLYSLLEGLKEVFSDSRFNITAASWPSTPADVNVNLIPPRVNPNFIKALLRSSIFILGGGTHFFDYGNTFKRIIRLTQILLLTLISKITGKDIYFMGVGVEPPSHVWSKFIIKNTCAMATKIFVRDSISMKVLGKMGIEENVELSQDLAFFLEYEKSVKTKGLLGVSVMPYHEIYMGDESGDEIIIKEFTRAIREWLEINPNNSVKLFVFNGKPPNDDERISRKILNILDDERVQIEPYNKDPQETLRKVGSCEAFVAMKFHAALFAYLNDLPTIIVEYALKNRALAHDARFPKGSLIRLEELDGKRLKKTIRDLHMNPDNYKAKVKPSDLRVSFPALIR; from the coding sequence ATGACGCAAGAAATCTTTGTACTTGGATACTACGGCTGGAAGAACACCGGCGATGATGCAATGCTTTATTCCCTCCTCGAAGGACTTAAAGAGGTATTCTCTGATTCAAGATTCAACATAACAGCTGCCTCATGGCCCTCCACCCCAGCGGATGTCAACGTAAATCTGATCCCACCAAGGGTTAATCCCAACTTCATAAAGGCCCTTTTAAGATCATCCATATTCATACTGGGAGGCGGTACCCACTTCTTTGACTATGGAAACACCTTTAAAAGAATTATCAGGCTAACACAGATCCTCCTCTTAACACTCATCTCGAAGATCACTGGAAAGGATATCTATTTTATGGGAGTGGGAGTAGAACCCCCTTCACATGTATGGAGCAAGTTCATCATAAAAAATACCTGTGCCATGGCCACCAAGATATTCGTGAGGGACTCCATTTCAATGAAAGTTCTAGGGAAGATGGGTATTGAGGAGAATGTTGAATTATCACAGGACCTTGCATTCTTCCTTGAATATGAAAAGTCCGTTAAAACGAAAGGACTCCTTGGCGTCTCAGTGATGCCCTACCATGAAATCTATATGGGTGATGAATCAGGAGATGAGATTATCATAAAGGAATTCACAAGAGCCATAAGGGAATGGCTTGAAATAAACCCCAATAACAGTGTTAAATTGTTTGTTTTCAATGGAAAGCCTCCAAATGATGATGAAAGAATCAGCAGAAAAATCCTGAACATCCTAGATGATGAAAGGGTTCAAATTGAACCATATAACAAAGATCCACAAGAAACCCTCAGAAAGGTTGGATCCTGTGAGGCCTTTGTGGCAATGAAATTCCACGCAGCCCTCTTCGCGTATCTAAATGACCTACCCACTATTATAGTGGAATACGCCCTTAAGAACCGTGCACTCGCCCATGATGCAAGATTCCCCAAAGGATCCCTAATAAGACTTGAAGAACTTGATGGCAAGCGACTGAAGAAGACCATCAGAGACCTTCACATGAACCCCGACAATTACAAGGCAAAAGTAAAGCCATCAGATTTAAGAGTATCATTCCCTGCACTGATAAGGTGA
- the arfB gene encoding 2-amino-5-formylamino-6-ribosylaminopyrimidin-4(3H)-one 5'-monophosphate deformylase produces MEPRSIRLNYDSGNIISPAIHGIGILALGSHLENHGPALPIDTDAKIASYLALEASNRTGAKFLGIVYGATEHPYIKHGIHIKPVELIDRHLKPILECARKSLKIRKALIVNGHGGNTRIKKYLPRIAEETGVEIKLNNKIVEIEGPHAGSGEVSIGLILGIADPKRLRECENIEEYPEIGMIGLKEARERDKKIDEGARQLENEGVYADPILGRSLLEEALKDIIKDIKLLLDG; encoded by the coding sequence ATGGAACCTAGAAGTATAAGATTAAATTATGATTCGGGTAATATTATATCACCTGCCATTCATGGGATAGGAATACTCGCTCTGGGTTCGCACCTTGAAAATCATGGCCCGGCACTCCCCATAGACACTGACGCTAAAATCGCCTCATATCTTGCCCTCGAGGCAAGTAATAGGACGGGGGCGAAATTCTTGGGTATAGTCTATGGAGCGACAGAACACCCCTATATAAAACATGGAATACACATAAAACCTGTAGAACTTATAGACAGACACTTAAAACCGATCCTAGAATGTGCAAGAAAGTCCCTGAAGATCCGAAAGGCCCTTATAGTGAATGGGCATGGGGGTAACACAAGAATAAAGAAATATCTGCCCAGGATCGCGGAGGAAACCGGGGTAGAGATAAAATTAAACAATAAGATAGTTGAGATAGAAGGTCCACACGCCGGCTCCGGTGAAGTTTCAATAGGCTTGATCCTAGGAATAGCAGACCCCAAGAGACTCCGAGAATGTGAAAACATTGAAGAATATCCTGAGATAGGGATGATAGGCTTAAAAGAAGCCCGTGAACGTGACAAGAAGATAGATGAAGGTGCAAGACAGTTAGAAAATGAGGGTGTTTATGCAGATCCGATACTTGGAAGGTCGCTGCTAGAAGAAGCCCTAAAGGATATTATAAAAGACATAAAATTATTATTAGATGGTTGA